A single genomic interval of Nocardioides nitrophenolicus harbors:
- a CDS encoding DUF3556 domain-containing protein translates to MGFLKPAPEPMPPAEFLALPFQERIRVLSTNWVTEGFNTPRMLHVVYILKMLGLYFAVGLAITSWTTEHVAFTDPSTWFDNIVVYQKLAIWLMLLEVIGLGGAFGPLCGHFAPMLGNIRYWLRPGTIRMAPWGRHVPGTGGDERTVLDVVLYLAVLASLVLPLLVHAEAVPFVPAGTGPQELVPPLAFLPILVTMPLMGLRDKVVFLAARSEQYLPIMLFSATLGALALREGASGADFVDLVVAFKIIICVVWIGAGVSKIGEHFVNVVPPMVSNSPGQLNVVKRLHYRRAPDDLRPSRLAWFMAHVGGTTVEIIIPVVLLTTTNDTVALLGAVAMLVFHIFITSTFPLAVPLEWNVYFGYIAIVLWGGFGDGFHASTYNLWEFSQPLLLIPVFVLLLFGPVLGNLRPDLVSFLPSMRQYAGNWASAVWAMKPGVEQRLNELLLVETQNDQLQRMPGMSYTPDEAEMTVQKALAWRSMHSQGRGLFSVLIEHLDDLETRDVREGEFMCNILVGWNFGDGHLHDERLIAAVQKRLGLEPGDLVVAYCESQATPWRRARPQEYRVIDAALGVVERGSWDVRDCVREQPWLPNGPVPLRVDWTASGYRRKDAVS, encoded by the coding sequence ATGGGATTCCTCAAGCCCGCGCCCGAGCCGATGCCGCCCGCGGAGTTCCTGGCGCTGCCGTTCCAGGAGCGGATCCGCGTCCTGAGCACGAACTGGGTCACCGAGGGCTTCAACACCCCGCGGATGCTGCACGTGGTCTACATCCTCAAGATGCTCGGCCTCTACTTCGCCGTCGGCCTGGCCATCACGTCGTGGACCACCGAGCACGTCGCGTTCACCGACCCGAGCACCTGGTTCGACAACATCGTCGTCTACCAGAAGCTCGCGATCTGGCTGATGCTGCTCGAGGTGATCGGCCTCGGCGGCGCCTTCGGCCCGCTGTGCGGCCACTTCGCGCCGATGCTCGGCAACATCCGCTACTGGCTGCGTCCCGGCACCATCCGGATGGCCCCGTGGGGCCGGCACGTTCCCGGCACCGGCGGTGACGAGCGGACCGTCCTCGACGTCGTCCTGTACCTCGCCGTGCTGGCCAGCCTCGTCCTCCCGCTCCTCGTGCACGCCGAGGCGGTGCCCTTCGTGCCCGCCGGCACCGGGCCCCAGGAGTTGGTCCCGCCGCTCGCGTTCCTGCCGATCCTGGTGACGATGCCGCTGATGGGCCTGCGCGACAAGGTGGTCTTCCTGGCCGCGCGCTCCGAGCAGTACCTGCCGATCATGCTGTTCTCCGCCACCCTCGGCGCGCTCGCGCTGCGCGAGGGCGCGAGCGGCGCCGACTTCGTCGACCTCGTCGTCGCGTTCAAGATCATCATCTGCGTCGTGTGGATCGGCGCCGGCGTCTCCAAGATCGGCGAGCACTTCGTCAACGTCGTCCCACCGATGGTCTCCAACAGCCCCGGCCAGCTCAACGTGGTCAAGCGACTGCACTACCGCCGCGCGCCCGACGACCTCCGGCCCAGCCGACTCGCCTGGTTCATGGCGCACGTCGGCGGCACCACCGTCGAGATCATCATCCCCGTCGTCCTGCTCACGACGACGAACGACACCGTCGCCCTGCTCGGCGCCGTCGCGATGCTGGTCTTCCACATCTTCATCACCTCGACCTTCCCCCTGGCGGTGCCGCTGGAGTGGAACGTCTACTTCGGCTACATCGCGATCGTGCTGTGGGGCGGCTTCGGCGACGGCTTCCACGCGTCGACGTACAACCTCTGGGAGTTCTCCCAGCCGTTGCTGCTGATCCCGGTCTTCGTGCTGCTGCTGTTCGGCCCGGTGCTCGGCAACCTGCGGCCCGACCTGGTCTCGTTCCTGCCCTCCATGCGCCAGTACGCCGGCAACTGGGCCTCCGCGGTGTGGGCGATGAAGCCGGGCGTCGAGCAGCGGCTCAACGAGCTGCTGCTCGTGGAGACCCAGAACGACCAGCTGCAGCGGATGCCCGGGATGAGCTACACCCCCGACGAGGCCGAGATGACCGTGCAGAAGGCGCTGGCCTGGCGCTCGATGCACAGCCAGGGCCGCGGCCTGTTCTCGGTGCTGATCGAGCACCTCGACGACCTCGAGACCCGTGACGTGCGCGAGGGCGAGTTCATGTGCAACATCCTGGTCGGCTGGAACTTCGGCGACGGTCACCTGCACGACGAGCGGTTGATCGCAGCGGTCCAGAAGCGGCTCGGGCTCGAGCCCGGCGACCTGGTCGTCGCCTACTGCGAGTCGCAGGCGACGCCGTGGCGGAGGGCGCGGCCCCAGGAGTACCGGGTGATCGACGCCGCGCTCGGCGTCGTCGAGCGCGGCAGCTGGGACGTGCGCGACTGCGTCCGCGAGCAGCCGTGGCTGCCCAACGGCCCGGTGCCGCTGCGGGTGGACTGGACCGCGTCCGGGTACCGCCGCAAGGATGCAGTGTCGTGA
- a CDS encoding phytoene desaturase family protein — protein MSSAVVVGSGPNGLAAAIRLAQAGLAVTVLEAQDRPGGGTRTSERTLPGLLHDECAAFHPTGVASPFFASLGLERHGLRWRWPEIDLAHPLDDGRAGVAARDLDASVASLGDDGARWRRTFEPIVRHFDDLMAEVFQPVVHLPRHPLTLGRFGAKALLPATWTAARFRDTPARALFMGVAAHAFGRLDTPLSGSVGLMLTGTAHAVGWPVAEGGTEAITRALLAELASYGGRVVTGVRVTSLDELPGLVGEAPDLVLLDTAPAGVLDIVGDRLPARVRRSLSRYSYGPAAFKVDLAVEGDIPWTNEACRRAGTLHLGGPAEQIAAIERETVRGRMPDRPFVLLGQQYLCDPTRSAGSANPVYAYAHVPHGYPGDATEAILGQIERFAPGFRERVLAVATRGPADWEAYDANYVGGDISAGANTARQIVFRPRPALDPYALGVPGVYLCSSATPPGGGVHGMGGFNAAESALRRL, from the coding sequence ATGAGCAGCGCCGTGGTCGTCGGCAGTGGACCCAACGGGCTCGCCGCCGCCATCCGGCTGGCCCAGGCCGGCCTGGCCGTCACCGTGCTGGAGGCGCAGGACCGTCCCGGGGGCGGCACCCGCACCAGCGAGCGCACCCTGCCGGGCCTGCTCCACGACGAGTGCGCCGCCTTCCACCCCACCGGCGTCGCCTCGCCGTTCTTCGCCTCGCTCGGCCTGGAGCGCCACGGCCTGCGCTGGCGCTGGCCGGAGATCGACCTCGCGCACCCGCTCGACGACGGCCGGGCCGGCGTCGCCGCCCGCGACCTGGACGCCTCGGTGGCCTCGCTCGGCGACGACGGGGCGCGCTGGCGGCGGACCTTCGAGCCCATCGTGCGCCACTTCGACGACCTGATGGCCGAGGTCTTCCAGCCCGTCGTCCACCTGCCGCGCCACCCGCTCACCCTGGGCCGGTTCGGCGCCAAGGCGCTGCTGCCGGCGACCTGGACCGCCGCCCGGTTCCGTGACACCCCGGCGCGGGCGCTGTTCATGGGCGTCGCGGCGCACGCCTTCGGCCGGCTCGACACCCCGCTGAGCGGCTCCGTGGGCCTGATGCTGACCGGCACCGCCCACGCGGTCGGGTGGCCGGTCGCCGAGGGCGGCACCGAGGCCATCACCCGCGCGCTGCTGGCCGAGCTGGCGTCGTACGGCGGGCGGGTGGTGACCGGCGTCCGGGTCACCTCGCTCGACGAGCTGCCCGGCCTGGTCGGCGAGGCACCGGACCTGGTCCTGCTCGACACCGCACCGGCCGGCGTACTCGACATCGTGGGCGACCGGCTCCCCGCGCGGGTGCGCCGCTCGCTGTCCCGCTACTCCTACGGCCCGGCCGCGTTCAAGGTCGACCTCGCCGTCGAGGGCGACATCCCGTGGACCAACGAGGCCTGCCGCCGCGCCGGCACCCTCCACCTCGGCGGCCCGGCCGAGCAGATCGCAGCCATCGAGAGGGAGACCGTGCGCGGCCGGATGCCCGACCGGCCGTTCGTCCTGCTCGGCCAGCAGTACCTGTGCGACCCGACGCGCTCCGCCGGATCGGCCAACCCGGTCTACGCCTACGCCCACGTCCCCCACGGCTACCCCGGGGACGCGACCGAGGCGATCCTCGGCCAGATCGAGCGGTTCGCCCCCGGCTTCCGCGAGCGGGTGCTGGCGGTCGCGACCCGTGGGCCCGCGGACTGGGAGGCCTACGACGCCAACTACGTCGGCGGCGACATCTCGGCGGGGGCGAACACCGCGCGCCAGATCGTGTTCCGGCCGCGCCCCGCGCTGGATCCCTATGCCCTGGGAGTGCCCGGGGTCTACCTGTGCTCGTCGGCGACGCCGCCGGGGGGCGGGGTGCACGGCATGGGCGGCTTCAACGCGGCGGAGTCGGCGCTGCGGCGGCTCTGA
- the miaA gene encoding tRNA (adenosine(37)-N6)-dimethylallyltransferase MiaA encodes MPETSTTPPIVAIVGPTASGKTSLSLDLAAELAGEVVNTDAMQVYRGMDIGTAKLPPAERRGIPHHLLDTLDVRDPATVAEFQGWARAAIAELRGRGATPVLVGGSALYTRAILDRFEFPGTDPEVRARLEAELAEAGSPALHARLRELDPEAARRIEVENGRRVVRALEVIEITGAPFSANLPVQEYVDPHTVQLGVAIDRDTLDERIAVRTREMFDGGLLDEVAGLLDEGLAEGRTAALAIGYRQAISVLAGELSVEEAIERTAVATRQFARRQLAWWRKDPRITWLEYDDPERVAKALAAIGAA; translated from the coding sequence ATGCCGGAAACGTCCACCACGCCGCCGATCGTCGCGATCGTGGGCCCGACGGCCAGCGGCAAGACGTCGCTCTCGCTCGACCTCGCCGCCGAGCTGGCCGGGGAGGTGGTCAACACCGACGCGATGCAGGTCTACCGCGGTATGGACATCGGCACGGCGAAGCTGCCACCCGCCGAGCGCCGCGGCATCCCGCACCACCTGCTCGACACCCTCGACGTCCGCGACCCGGCCACGGTCGCGGAGTTCCAGGGCTGGGCGCGCGCGGCGATCGCCGAGCTGCGCGGTCGGGGTGCCACCCCGGTGCTGGTCGGCGGATCCGCGCTCTACACCAGGGCGATCCTGGACCGGTTCGAGTTCCCCGGCACCGACCCGGAGGTGCGGGCCCGGCTCGAGGCCGAGCTCGCCGAGGCCGGCAGCCCGGCGCTGCACGCCCGGCTGCGGGAGCTCGATCCGGAGGCCGCCCGGCGGATCGAGGTGGAGAACGGCCGTCGGGTGGTGCGCGCCCTCGAGGTCATCGAGATCACCGGCGCCCCGTTCAGCGCGAACCTCCCCGTCCAGGAGTACGTCGATCCCCACACCGTGCAGCTCGGCGTCGCCATCGACCGCGACACGCTCGACGAGCGGATCGCCGTACGGACCCGGGAGATGTTCGACGGCGGACTGCTCGACGAGGTCGCCGGACTCCTCGACGAGGGGCTCGCCGAGGGGCGGACCGCCGCGCTCGCCATCGGCTACCGCCAGGCGATCAGCGTCCTCGCCGGCGAGCTGAGCGTCGAGGAGGCGATCGAGCGGACCGCCGTCGCGACCCGGCAGTTCGCCCGGCGCCAGCTCGCGTGGTGGCGCAAGGACCCCCGGATCACCTGGCTGGAGTACGACGACCCGGAGCGCGTCGCGAAGGCGCTGGCGGCGATCGGGGCGGCATGA
- a CDS encoding antitoxin — translation MGFLDKLKGAKDTVTEKVGEAVDKHGDKIESGLDKAAGFVDDKTGGKYHDKIENATGKAKDALGKLDDGDDTPPPADAPPTP, via the coding sequence ATGGGATTCCTGGACAAGCTGAAGGGCGCCAAGGACACCGTCACCGAGAAGGTCGGCGAGGCGGTCGACAAGCACGGCGACAAGATCGAGTCCGGCCTCGACAAGGCTGCGGGCTTCGTCGACGACAAGACCGGCGGCAAGTACCACGACAAGATCGAGAACGCGACCGGAAAGGCCAAGGACGCGCTCGGCAAGCTCGACGACGGCGACGACACCCCTCCGCCGGCCGACGCCCCGCCGACACCCTGA
- a CDS encoding antitoxin, with protein MGFLDDAKDKLTDAVDSQGDKIGDAVDKAADFASDKTGGKFDDKIDLGADKAKDALDSLDGKNDDIS; from the coding sequence GTGGGTTTTCTCGATGACGCCAAGGACAAGCTGACCGACGCGGTCGACAGCCAGGGCGACAAGATCGGCGACGCGGTCGACAAGGCGGCCGACTTCGCCTCCGACAAGACCGGTGGCAAGTTCGACGACAAGATCGACCTCGGCGCCGACAAGGCCAAGGACGCCCTCGACTCCCTCGACGGCAAGAACGACGACATCAGCTGA
- a CDS encoding NUDIX domain-containing protein, producing the protein MTVQDPVTGRTRFAVVPASYVFLLRETDPGSGTGTEVLLQLRQNTGYMDGFWAAAAAGHVERGETAEAAARREALEEIAVADLELRFATAMQRTAHDLPIDERVDFFFTARSWSGEPRIVEPAKCADLRWFRLDALPEPVVPHEAVVLAGLRRGDLPALSHHGF; encoded by the coding sequence GTGACCGTCCAGGACCCCGTGACCGGCAGGACCCGGTTCGCCGTGGTCCCCGCCTCCTATGTCTTCCTCCTGCGGGAGACCGACCCGGGAAGCGGGACGGGCACCGAGGTGCTCCTGCAGCTGCGGCAGAACACCGGCTACATGGACGGCTTCTGGGCGGCCGCCGCGGCCGGGCACGTCGAGCGCGGCGAGACCGCCGAGGCCGCCGCGCGCCGCGAGGCGCTGGAGGAGATCGCGGTCGCCGACCTCGAGCTGAGGTTCGCGACCGCCATGCAGCGCACCGCCCACGACCTGCCGATCGACGAGCGGGTCGACTTCTTCTTCACCGCCCGGTCCTGGTCGGGTGAGCCGCGGATCGTCGAGCCCGCCAAGTGCGCGGACCTGCGGTGGTTCCGCCTCGACGCGCTGCCCGAGCCCGTCGTACCGCATGAAGCCGTGGTCCTCGCCGGGCTGCGCCGGGGCGACTTGCCCGCACTGAGCCACCACGGCTTCTGA
- a CDS encoding peptidase E: protein MAADAPTIVATSGGVVPGARIRWSVGPLTTYAVDLAGVSGRAPRVCFLATACGDQPAVVRDFYDLAQEAGFHGNHLSLFAMPNVDDIREHLLSQDVIWVWGGSVAGLLAMWELHGVGEVMREAWQAGVVLTGVSAGSICWHSGGTTDSFGPDLRPVTNGLGLVPWSNGVHYDSEEQRRPLFQELVAAGTLPTGYATDDGAGLHYRGTELVEALTEQPGKAAYLVERGPDGGAVETRLDTRLLRG from the coding sequence ATGGCTGCCGACGCGCCCACCATCGTCGCGACCTCGGGCGGGGTCGTCCCCGGCGCCCGGATCAGGTGGTCGGTCGGCCCGCTGACGACGTACGCCGTCGACCTGGCGGGGGTGAGCGGCCGCGCGCCCCGGGTGTGCTTCCTGGCCACGGCCTGTGGCGACCAGCCCGCGGTGGTCCGCGACTTCTACGACCTGGCTCAGGAGGCGGGCTTCCACGGCAACCACCTCTCGCTCTTCGCGATGCCCAATGTGGACGACATCCGAGAGCACCTGCTCTCGCAGGACGTGATCTGGGTCTGGGGTGGCAGCGTCGCCGGCCTGCTCGCGATGTGGGAGCTGCACGGCGTCGGCGAGGTGATGCGCGAGGCCTGGCAGGCGGGCGTGGTGCTGACCGGCGTGTCGGCCGGCTCGATCTGCTGGCACAGCGGCGGCACCACCGACTCGTTCGGTCCCGACCTGCGCCCGGTCACCAACGGCCTCGGGCTGGTGCCGTGGTCCAACGGCGTCCACTACGACTCCGAGGAGCAGCGACGCCCGCTCTTCCAGGAGCTGGTCGCGGCGGGCACGCTCCCGACCGGCTACGCCACGGACGACGGCGCCGGGCTCCACTACCGCGGCACCGAGCTGGTCGAGGCGTTGACCGAGCAGCCCGGCAAGGCGGCGTACCTCGTCGAGCGGGGTCCCGACGGCGGCGCCGTCGAGACCCGGCTCGACACCCGGCTGCTACGCGGGTGA
- the miaB gene encoding tRNA (N6-isopentenyl adenosine(37)-C2)-methylthiotransferase MiaB translates to MSATAEQPRTYEVRTYGCQMNVHDSERLSGLLEDAGYLAAAEGEQADVVVFNTCAVRENADNRLYGNLGHLAPVKAKRPGMQIAVGGCMAQKDRDTVVKRAPWVDVVFGTHNIGSLPALLDRARSQQEAQVEILESLDVFPSTLPTKRESAYAAWVSVSVGCNNTCTFCIVPSLRGKEKDRRPGEILAEIEALVAEGVSEITLLGQNVNAYGVEFGDRQAFSKLLRACGEIEGLERVRFTSPHPAEFTDDVIEAMAETPNVMPSLHMPLQSGSSKVLKDMRRSYRQERFLGIIERVRAAIPHAAITTDIIVGFPGETEEDFQETLKVVREARFAGAFTFQYSKRPGTPAATLPDQVDQAEVTDRYNRLVELVNEITWDENKQLVGRELELMVAEGEGRKDAETRRLSGRAPDNRLVHFEADFAAVDGEPRPGDMVTVQVTYAAPHHLVADGPVRALRRTRSGDAWERRTSEPAAPKGVGLGMPSVGVPAPLPDAPVCG, encoded by the coding sequence ATGAGCGCCACCGCAGAACAGCCGAGGACCTACGAGGTCCGCACCTACGGGTGCCAGATGAACGTCCACGACTCCGAGCGCCTCTCGGGCCTCCTCGAGGACGCCGGCTATCTCGCGGCGGCGGAGGGCGAGCAGGCCGACGTCGTCGTGTTCAACACCTGCGCGGTGCGCGAGAACGCCGACAACCGGCTCTACGGCAACCTCGGCCACCTGGCGCCGGTCAAGGCGAAGCGGCCCGGCATGCAGATCGCCGTCGGCGGCTGCATGGCGCAGAAGGACCGCGACACGGTGGTGAAGAGGGCGCCGTGGGTCGACGTGGTGTTCGGCACCCACAACATCGGGTCGCTGCCGGCGCTCCTCGACCGGGCGCGCAGCCAGCAGGAGGCGCAGGTCGAGATCCTCGAGTCGCTCGACGTGTTCCCGTCGACGCTGCCGACCAAGCGCGAGTCGGCGTACGCCGCGTGGGTGTCGGTGAGCGTGGGGTGCAACAACACCTGCACCTTCTGCATCGTCCCGAGCCTGCGCGGCAAGGAGAAGGACCGCCGGCCGGGGGAGATCCTCGCCGAGATCGAGGCGCTGGTCGCCGAGGGCGTCTCCGAGATCACCCTGCTGGGCCAGAACGTCAACGCGTACGGCGTCGAGTTCGGCGACCGGCAGGCATTCTCCAAGCTGCTGCGCGCGTGCGGCGAGATCGAGGGCCTGGAGCGGGTGCGGTTCACCAGCCCCCACCCGGCCGAGTTCACCGACGACGTGATCGAGGCGATGGCCGAGACGCCGAACGTGATGCCGAGCCTGCACATGCCGCTGCAGTCCGGCTCCTCGAAGGTGCTCAAGGACATGCGCCGCTCCTATCGCCAGGAGCGCTTCCTCGGCATCATCGAGCGCGTGCGCGCCGCGATCCCGCACGCCGCGATCACCACCGACATCATCGTCGGCTTCCCCGGTGAGACCGAGGAGGACTTCCAGGAGACCCTCAAGGTCGTCCGGGAGGCCCGCTTCGCCGGCGCCTTCACCTTCCAGTACTCCAAGCGCCCCGGTACGCCGGCCGCCACGCTGCCCGACCAGGTCGACCAGGCCGAGGTGACCGACCGCTACAACCGTCTCGTCGAGCTGGTCAACGAGATCACCTGGGACGAGAACAAGCAGCTGGTCGGTCGTGAGCTCGAGCTGATGGTCGCCGAGGGCGAGGGCCGCAAGGACGCCGAGACCCGCCGGCTCTCCGGACGCGCTCCCGACAACCGGCTGGTCCACTTCGAGGCCGACTTCGCGGCTGTCGACGGCGAGCCGCGCCCCGGCGACATGGTCACCGTCCAGGTCACCTACGCCGCGCCCCACCACCTCGTCGCCGACGGCCCGGTCCGCGCGCTGCGCCGGACCAGGTCGGGTGACGCCTGGGAGCGGCGCACCTCCGAGCCGGCGGCCCCGAAGGGCGTCGGCCTCGGGATGCCGTCGGTCGGCGTGCCCGCGCCGCTGCCCGACGCGCCCGTCTGCGGCTGA
- a CDS encoding hotdog fold domain-containing protein — protein sequence MTQVHSLWKTTTSLPVVGGTLGKRVFSIAFSQKAPYFASIHPRVTELRPNYASVLIPKRRSVQNHLGTVHAIALCNGLEMAMGGLAEATIPSTKRWIPKGMTVSYTAKATGDVTCIAETDQEQWDTAEGDLPVRVRGELADGTVVIDGTINLWVTSKKK from the coding sequence ATGACCCAGGTCCACAGCCTTTGGAAGACCACCACGAGCCTCCCCGTGGTCGGCGGCACCCTCGGCAAGCGCGTGTTCTCGATCGCGTTCAGCCAGAAGGCGCCGTACTTCGCCTCGATCCACCCGCGGGTGACCGAGCTGCGCCCCAACTACGCCTCGGTGCTCATCCCGAAGCGGCGCAGCGTGCAGAACCACCTCGGCACCGTCCACGCGATCGCGCTGTGCAACGGGCTCGAGATGGCCATGGGCGGTCTCGCCGAGGCCACCATCCCGAGCACCAAGCGCTGGATCCCCAAGGGCATGACGGTCTCCTACACCGCCAAGGCCACCGGCGACGTCACCTGCATCGCCGAGACCGACCAGGAGCAGTGGGACACCGCCGAGGGCGACCTGCCGGTCCGGGTGCGCGGCGAGCTCGCCGACGGCACGGTCGTCATCGACGGCACCATCAACCTGTGGGTGACCAGCAAGAAGAAGTGA
- a CDS encoding sigma-70 family RNA polymerase sigma factor codes for MGEDASRTPEEELFARVRAGDTGAFEELYRDHIDGARHLARILVGVDAAEELVAESFSRVLGQLSSGGGPTSSFRSYLHVTIRNGYRDGLRSQRESVASDQPWLFEQAETGEVTPEQAVEELDETVAVEALAALPESWRTVLWHVEVEGRKPAEVATLMDLKPRAVSSLAHRAREGLKRAYLDLHAGPEPAREQCRWVHSRMSQYARGDLSARAEQKFGAHLDGCASCQSAFLVVDRVNQKLAVHVLPIVLLAVPAAGKGLLWLAGGTAAGGAAAGASGAAASGASGAASGGASGGAAGGASGALAGVAGPATAVAAAVAVAAVAAFAAFGGDDRPDRAPSAARTSVAASQEDDAAERPAPTLATDPAPADPAPRADPTTAPAASPSSPAPSQAPGSDPPPKPTKTPQADDTPAAGPGAGPGAPATSPPTQAPTTQPKPSDCGGRQICAGPVTITVPDGDDPGLTVEVDLPGLPIKVGVGPDGVIVGTNP; via the coding sequence ATGGGCGAGGACGCGTCCCGCACCCCGGAGGAGGAGCTCTTCGCGCGGGTGCGTGCCGGCGACACCGGCGCGTTCGAGGAGCTGTACCGCGATCACATCGACGGCGCCCGCCATCTCGCCCGGATCCTGGTCGGCGTCGATGCCGCCGAGGAGCTGGTCGCGGAATCCTTCTCGCGGGTGCTCGGCCAGCTGAGCTCCGGCGGCGGTCCGACCTCGAGCTTCCGCTCCTATCTCCACGTCACCATCCGCAACGGCTATCGCGACGGCCTGCGCTCGCAGCGTGAGTCGGTCGCCTCCGACCAGCCCTGGCTCTTCGAGCAGGCCGAGACCGGTGAGGTCACGCCGGAGCAGGCCGTCGAGGAGCTCGACGAGACGGTCGCGGTCGAGGCGCTCGCCGCGCTCCCCGAGAGCTGGCGCACGGTGCTGTGGCATGTCGAGGTCGAGGGCCGCAAGCCGGCCGAGGTCGCCACGCTGATGGACCTGAAGCCGCGCGCCGTGTCCTCCCTCGCCCACCGCGCCCGCGAGGGCCTCAAGCGCGCCTACCTCGACCTGCACGCCGGGCCCGAGCCGGCCCGCGAGCAGTGCCGCTGGGTCCACAGCCGGATGAGCCAGTACGCCAGGGGCGATCTCAGCGCCCGCGCCGAGCAGAAGTTCGGTGCCCACCTCGACGGCTGCGCCTCGTGTCAGAGCGCCTTCCTGGTCGTCGACCGGGTCAACCAGAAGCTCGCCGTCCATGTGCTGCCGATCGTGCTGCTCGCCGTCCCCGCGGCCGGCAAGGGCCTGCTCTGGCTCGCCGGTGGTACGGCGGCCGGTGGCGCCGCCGCCGGCGCGTCGGGTGCCGCGGCGTCGGGTGCGTCGGGCGCCGCGTCGGGCGGAGCGTCCGGAGGTGCGGCCGGTGGCGCGTCGGGCGCCCTGGCCGGCGTGGCCGGTCCGGCCACGGCGGTGGCCGCCGCGGTGGCGGTGGCCGCGGTGGCCGCGTTCGCGGCCTTCGGCGGCGACGACCGGCCCGACCGGGCGCCGTCCGCAGCCCGCACCTCGGTGGCGGCGAGCCAGGAGGACGACGCGGCCGAGCGCCCCGCGCCGACGCTCGCGACGGATCCGGCGCCCGCCGACCCCGCGCCTCGGGCCGACCCGACGACCGCGCCGGCCGCGAGCCCGAGCAGCCCGGCCCCGAGCCAGGCGCCCGGGTCCGACCCGCCGCCGAAGCCCACCAAGACGCCGCAGGCCGACGACACCCCCGCAGCGGGACCGGGAGCCGGACCGGGCGCCCCGGCGACGAGCCCGCCGACCCAGGCGCCCACGACCCAGCCGAAGCCGAGCGACTGCGGCGGTCGCCAGATCTGTGCCGGACCGGTCACGATCACGGTCCCCGACGGCGACGACCCGGGGCTGACGGTCGAGGTCGACCTGCCCGGGCTGCCGATCAAGGTGGGCGTCGGGCCCGACGGTGTGATCGTCGGCACGAACCCGTGA
- a CDS encoding methyltransferase domain-containing protein — protein MSLTWDPARYLAYADERGRPFFDLVGRVAAVDPRIVVDLGCGPGNLTSSLSDRWPAAAITGVDSSDAMIAAASDTSVADRVSFHRADLRDWLAAAPSGGVDVLVSNATLQWLPDHLDLLPALVRAVRPGGWLAFQVPGNHGEPSHTLRAELAAEPPYATHTAQVAAPYAHDATTYLRALQALGCEVDAWETTYLHVLHGPDPVFTWVTGTGARPTLQALPDDLRPRFEEELKARLRAAYPDEGHGVVLPFRRIFVVARVPA, from the coding sequence ATGAGCCTGACCTGGGATCCCGCTCGCTATCTGGCCTACGCGGACGAGCGCGGGCGCCCGTTCTTCGACCTCGTCGGCCGCGTGGCGGCCGTCGATCCCCGGATCGTGGTGGATCTCGGTTGTGGACCTGGCAATCTCACCTCCTCTCTCTCCGATCGCTGGCCGGCGGCCGCGATCACTGGTGTCGACTCCAGTGACGCCATGATCGCCGCAGCCTCCGACACTTCGGTAGCGGACCGGGTCTCTTTCCACAGGGCCGACCTGCGCGACTGGCTCGCGGCGGCGCCGAGCGGGGGTGTCGACGTGCTGGTGTCGAACGCGACGCTGCAGTGGCTGCCCGATCATCTCGACCTGCTTCCCGCCCTGGTGCGTGCGGTCCGGCCGGGCGGCTGGCTGGCCTTCCAGGTGCCGGGCAACCACGGCGAGCCGAGCCACACGCTGCGGGCGGAGCTCGCCGCCGAGCCGCCGTATGCCACTCACACCGCGCAGGTCGCGGCGCCGTACGCCCACGACGCGACGACCTACCTCCGCGCGCTCCAGGCGCTCGGCTGCGAGGTGGATGCATGGGAGACGACCTATCTCCACGTGCTGCACGGCCCGGACCCGGTGTTCACCTGGGTCACGGGCACGGGTGCCCGCCCGACGCTGCAGGCGCTGCCCGACGACCTGCGCCCGCGGTTCGAGGAGGAGCTCAAGGCGCGGCTGCGCGCGGCGTACCCCGACGAGGGGCACGGGGTCGTGCTGCCGTTCCGCCGGATCTTCGTGGTGGCCCGGGTCCCGGCCTGA